CAATGCCTGCTCGCCACTGCAGATCCCATCCTGGATTGCATATTTCGAGGTACGCATCGTTTTGCGCAAAAATGCATCTACCCGGGAGGCTCACGCCCTCCGCATCGCTGGGCTCGTCAACACGCCATTGGCGCTGCCCGTCAACATTGAGGTACTTGCGACCTTGCTCAGAGGAGCGACTTTTTTTTCGCGCGTAGGCGTTTTCACGTACAAACATTTTTTCCCACCTAAATTCCAGACTGCGCGTTCGCCAACTTCTGAAGCGTGTCGCCTAGATTGTTGTGTATTGGCTTTTTTCCCTTCCGCTTCAAGCTCAGTGGGTTGTCGCGCAGCCAAGTAATCCAGTCGTCCTCTTTGAGAAGCAGAACTGCAATGACCGCCACGACAGTAAGAACCGCGCCGATCAGACCCAGTACAGCAGCTACCGCCAGCAACGAGGCGTTTCCTATTGCAAAAACGGCAACGCCAGTGCTTACAACGGTGAAAACCGTACCAGCCACGCTTGCGATCTGAGCCGCCATCACTGCATAGTTTCCTCGTTGCCCCGACGTCCAAGCATCAATCCCATCAAAAAATGCCGAGATGAGCGCAGCGGGCAGCAGGAATTTGAACGCCGTCAGCCTTAGTCCCTTGAGTTGAAGGGCTTGCAACTCATCGAATGTCGCCTGCATGCCAGGCGTTGCGAACAGGTTGCGACCTTCAATTCCCTTGAATACGGTCTCCTCATAAGCCTTAGCCCTCCAATCCGCCAAGCTTCCGATACCTTGCAGAATATTGCCGACCAACTCCGTCCCGGTTCGGACATCCATTTTCGTCTGGAATTGGGTGCCCTTGATGATCGCAAAACTCACATCCAACAAACCCGCCAGCGCGGCAGCGCGCGCATTCGGAGCCGCTTTGAAGGCATCAGCCCGGTTTGCTGCATTGGAAAGGCCTCGTTCGGCGTTTCGCAGTCGGTCTCGGTTTGCTTGAGACAGCGTCCCGGCGTACTGGGCCGCTGTTCGGCCGAGTGTAGTTAGACCAAGCGATACGAGATACCTGGTCAGCTTAGCCTCGACCTGCGGGACTGGAAGACCTTGAACAGTCTTCATCATCTTCACACTCATGAGCGACGCGATATGCAGCGGCCAAGCAAACTTGCGCAGCGCGGCGCTCTCGCTGATATTCGGAAAAGCTTCCATAAAGCCCAGCGCCTTGTCCCCCAGCGAAACTCGGGCGGCAAATGGCTTCAACTTGTCCGTGATAGCGTCAGCAAGACTTGTCGTTGGTTCAGCATTTGGCAGAGCCTGTGCAGGAGGCGATTCCTGCGTCAGCCCCTTCATCTGCTGGCGATAAGGCACATTATTGAAAGACAGCGTCTTGCCGAGCACGTTGTCATCCCATAGATCTACTTTCGCGAGCCAGGCCTTGCCCGCCTTGTTGGACTCCGTTCCGCTCATGCAGTGCGCTAACTCCAAACTCAGAGCCGCGCCGCCCCCCGGCTGGTTGACTGCCGTGTCTTTCGGGCTATATAGCGCAATCGCTTGCTTGAGCGACGCCGAGTCGAGCCAGGCAACCTGGTCGCGCCCCAGGTTCTCGCGCAACGCCTGCACGTTGTTGTACTCACTGCCTTGGGCCGCAATAATCGTTGCAGCGGAAGTCGAATCAAACAACTCTTTGAACTCTGCATCGCCCGCTGCGGCTGCCCGATCTCGCTCGGCTTGCTGGTTGCGGGCAATCGCCGCTTCGCGAATGGCCTCCTCCCTAGCGCGTGTCGCCTTGTCTGCATAGAACACCCCTGCGGGGCGCCGCATCTTGTTCCAATTATCAATATGCTCGCTAGCTTTTTGGATCGCTCCTTTCTTTACAAGATCACGCAAGCCTTGTGCACCTATGGCCGTTTGGTACACCCATTCATTGCTGACACTGCTATCAAACCCTGGAGAGCTTCTCGCCTGCCATGCTGTGTAGACGGTCTGCGCCTCGCCTTGCAAGTGGCCCAACTCCTGTGTGATACCCATCGCATCATCACACGCAACTACCGCACCGTGGTTCTGCTGCAAGAACGCAGCCATTTGCTTCAGACGGGCTGCATGGGCCTTCTCATAAGTCGGGCCAGTCCGCATAACCGTAGTTGTTTCATCAAAACCTGAAGCGTAACCGTCCAGCGTCATCTTCGGAGTCGAAACCTCCTCCTGGTAATCGCCCCAGCCGCGTTCCTGCGGCGTACTGCCCATCAAGCCATACAGCAAAGGATCAAGCGCATCTATTAACTTGGGGTTCGCCAACGCAGCAAACTCGGCCACTTGCCCATTGAGCAGTCCTGGTTGCGTCGTGTCGGGCTGACTCGTGTTGCCGTTTGCCCAGCCTGCCACATCGAACGATTTCATGTACGCGGCAGGATTGGCAGAAATCACGTTTTTGAAATGCTCATAGTCAATCGGATCTGGGCTAAACAGATACCAGAGCTTCTTCACTCGCTTCGCATCTCGGATCCACACCATGCTGTTGTTCGCTTGCCTGGAGTCGCGCGCACAAGCGATCTTCGGTGCCGTTTTCCCGGGCACAAACACATCGAACTCGGTCAGATACCCTTGTGGATGCACCACATAGCCCTTCCATTCATCGTCGGTGCAGATGAGAGGGCCTCGGTCAACGTGAACGTACAGATAGCCCGCACGGAGCAAGCGTACGTTATAAACCGCCGTTCCGATCGCAACACCAGCAGGTTTGGCCTGTAGTTGCCCAGCGGGACTCAGTTGCTTGAGCAACGCCATGTTTGCCTTCTGAGCGCTGTAAGCAACTGCGTATCGCGTGAACAAGATAGGCAGCCCCTTGCGATCGCAGTTGCTGCACGGCGTTGCACAGACTTTTTCAGCGGCCATGGAAATGCTTCCTCATGCAAATTGCTCGTAGTCTTCAAACAGGCTGGCAAAGCCTGCTTCGGGATCGTTACGCAGCGCTTGCAAAACACGTGCAAGCACGTCGCGCCACCATGGGCTGTCCCAATCAATCGGTAAGCCGGCCGCGCTGTCGCGTGCGCTTTGCAGAATCGGTCGCCAGCTGCACCAGATGAAGTCCTGCAGATTGGAGTCCACCAACCCCAGCTCCTGTCCCTTGCTTAACAACCGGGTCATGCTTGCCGCGTCCGGCTGTTTTTGAGCCGAGACCCCTCGCCGTGCCAACCTTGCCCATATGCGATTCCCAATCGGCGACGAATGGGCTGTCTGCCACTGGTCCGCGTTCATCAGACGGTTAAGCGGGGGCACGACGGTTTGCGTATCAGACGAAACGTTTCTCTGCGCTTTGAACCAGGTCGGCGCGGGAGAGGCGCTATCTTCTCTTGCAGACAAATCTGGCATGGGGCCCCATGGTTGCGTCAATGACCACCACGCCTGCGTTTGTCCCAGCCACACGTTCTGCTGCTCTGTCGACAGCCTCGGCCAGACACGTTGCATGACACGCGGATCCTGATAGCGAAACAGTCTTGCCGTGTGACTTCGCGGTACGTATTGCAATCCCAGCTGAGCAAGATGCTGGGCAAGCCGCGTAGCCGACTCTGGACTAAACAGGACAGCGCAGAAGTACTGCCTCGCCAATCGTTGACCCGCCTCCTTGCTAGCCTCCTCAAGCCAACGAGCCAGCGCGTCTCGCACGCGCGCCTGGGGCAGATTGTCGGAATCTGCATCGAGCAACAAGTGGTCGGGGAACGGCACAAGGCAAGGCGCCTCGTCCTCTCGGCCCGCGTAAAAGCTATCGGGAACGGCTTCCCTCTCGCTGATCGTCTCGGGCCACTGTTCGGATAAATCGGCTGCAAGGGGATTACCTTCCCAAGCGTCAAGCAGCAAATACGCGCGCAATGGACGGTCGTGAGAGGCCTGTTGTTGCAGCATGCGATAGCCGGCCGCCAACTCCCTGCACCGAGCCAGGTAATCGTGAGCCGGAACCTCTTTCTCTGCTGCGGTGGCGTTCAACATCACATCTGCTAAATCGGCCAACATGCGATTCGTCATGTCCTGGGTCAAGCCGTTCACCGCGACACCGAGCCCGCGCCGCTCGCGGCAGCGCTATCTTCCTGGACACTGCATCCCTTCAATTTGCCCTGCGCCAGGCTGTTATCTCCGCCCGCCCCGCCCGGCCCCACAAACCGATGCCCCGCCCCCTTAAACGTCACCATCCCAGGCGCATGCAACTCAATCGTTCCATTCGTCACCTTGATCTGCGCCCCGGCCGCATTGACGAGCACGTGCTGCTTCGCCTCAGCAGTGACATTGCCCTGCGTGGAGGCGACCGTCACGGCCTTCTCGGCCACCAGATGGGTCTCGCCCTTCAGGCTCGAAAGTCCGACCTTGCCGCTTGCGGCATGCATGGCGATGCCCGGTGTCGCATCCCCGGCCTGCCCGAGCGATTTGCCGTGCGCATAGAGGCTTAGCCCCTCCGCCACCGCCACTGAGAGATTGCCGCCCGCGGCGACGTTGGCGTCTTGCTTGGCGATCAACGTGGCCTGCGTGCCCGCGACCAGCACTGCATCGGCCGGTGTTGTGGTGACGATGCCCTTGGGCGCCGAGACTTGCAGATGCGGTTCGCTGTAGGCAACGGCCTGCGCGCCTTCACCTGCGCTTTCGGCGTGGCGCAGCACTTCGGTGGTGTGGCGCAGTTGCTTGAGCGCGGGGAGTTCCTTGGCGGCGCGTTCGTCGGCCAGGCCGGCTTTCTGCTTCTGCGCTGCGTCGGCGAGGGATTCGGCGAGGTCGCTCGCGGCTTCGATCTGGCTGGCGGCAGCTTCGCTGTCCTGCAGCGAGGCGCTGGTGCTCGCGCTGTGCGCGGTGAGCAGCAGGCCGGCACCGGCGCGCACGGCGCCGCTGTCGTCGGTCGCGAGCGCTGCTCCGTGGCCTAGATCGGCCTGCCGCGCGCTATCGATCTGTTCCTTGTGATGGCCGAGCACGAGGCCGCTTGCCGCCTGCGTGGTGCTGAGCTGCGTGCGGCCCTGCCCTTCGGAATCGTCAAAGACTAACTGGTTGTAACCCGACGAGCCCGACTGGCTGCCGGCCAGCGCCTGCGTCTTGATGCCGGACAGCACGGCGTTGTGGGCATAGGCACCCTGGCTCTTGCTGTCGCCGGCAAACCACGCCGGCGCGTTGCCGGTGGCGCCGGCTGCGCCAGCCTGGTTCTGGTTGTATTGCGCGTCGGTCTGGCCGCTGCCGTTGTAGGCGGCGCCTACCACAACGGGCCGATCGATGTCGCCTTGCAGGAATTCGACCAGCACCTCCTGGCCGACGCGCGGCAGTGCCACGCCGCCCCAGTTCGGGCCGGCCACGGGCGCCGTCACGCGCACCCATGCGCCAAGACCTGCGCTGGCGCGCGCGTTGTCGTCGCCGGCCGGATGCGATTGGCGGCTGGCCGACCGAGCGCCGCGTTGCCAATGAAACTGCACTTTGATCCGATGGTCCCGATCGGTGTGCACGGGCCCTTCCGCACCCACCACCAACGCGGTCTGGCTGCCGTTGACGGTCGGGCGTGGATGCAGCGCGCGGCCTTGCTCGTCGCTCTGCTGCGGGCGCACGGGCACGTTGTCGCGCACGACAGTGAAGTGGTTCCGATAGAACGGCGCGTCGTCGCCTGCGCCGCGGTTGCTGCCTGCGACCAGCACATCGCCGCCGCGCAGCGCGCCCAGTGTTTCGGTCAGCACCTGGCCGAAGCGGTCGTTAAAGTTGTTGCGCGCCTGGTGGGTGACGGCCAGCACAGCGAAGCGCTGCTCGCCATCGTCATGATCGAAGTGATCGAGCAACTGGAAGCGCGTGCCGGTCGCCAATGTGCGGGCCGTACCTTCGCCGTCGAACTGCTTGTCGCGCAGCTCCAGCGCTTCCATCATCAGCCGCGCGACGCGCTGTGCCTGGTTGTTGTCTTCAAACCAGTACTGACCGGGGTAATCGGTGTCTTGTAGCGTGAGCTGCGGGCCGTCGTTGCTTTGCTGCTGCGCACCGAGCTGAGCAGTGCGCTTGGCGTTGGCGCGGTAGTCCCAACTGGCAATCGATACGGCATTGGTCTGCCAACGGCGGGCGCCTTGCCAGCGGTCGATCACGTCTTCGGTGGCGGTGGCATCTGCGCGGCCAAAGCGGATGCTCGCCTGTGCGTTGTCGGCAAAAACGTCATTCGAATCTGCAATGACCATGCGGTGCACGCCCAGTGCATCGCCGTCTTTGGCTTCGTGCTCGAAGAAATAGAACAGCCCTTCTTCGGCCAGCAGCCGCGTGACGAAATCGAAGTCGCTTTCGTCGTATTGCGTGATGACGCTGCGGCGCGTGTAGACCGCGCTGTCGCGCAGGGCCCAGCGCCAGGCGGGCACGAGGCGGCCTTGGCCCTGGTAGTCGCCAAACAGGCTGTCGATCACCTCGATGACCGACATGTCCTGGAACAGGAAGCTGTCTTGCCGATGGCGCAGGAAGGCGAGCCACGGTTCGATCACCAGCCGATAGCGCACCAGGCCACCGTTGGCCCCCACCTGCTCGAAGCGCGTCACGTGGCCATGGAACGGCCGCAGTGCGCTTCGGCTCTGCTGGGTCAGCAAGTCAAGCCGCACGGGCTGGCCGAGCAGCTTGGCCGAATCGATGTCCGCGTTGTCGGACAGCGCCGTCAGTTCCACTCGGAAGCCGCCTGCGTCGATGTGCTCAGCAACGTTCACCTTTTCAGGCAGAAGCGCGTTCGGCCCCAGCGGCGTTTCCAGGCGCAGCAGCCGGTCGGCCTGGGAGAACGACGCACGTAGCAGGTTTGCCAACTCGGTCGGAGAGACCATGATGTGCTCCAGCGAAGCGACTTAGTTGATGCGGTACTTGAACTCGCCGTTCTTGCCGACGCCGACCTTGATCTTCTCGACGCTGCCGCCTTCGGCCATGCGCGTCAGCACCGATTCGGCAATCTGCGGCAGCAGCGTGCCGTTCAGGATGTGGTCGACCGCGCGGGCGCCGGCATCGACTTCCGTGCAGCGTGCGAGCACCGATTCAACGAGCGCGTTGTCCCACTGGAACGTCGCCTTGTGGTTGATGGCCACGCGATCGCGGATGCGGCCCAGCTTGAGCGTGATGATCTCGGCCAGCACATCGTCGGAAATCGGGTAATACGGCACCACCTTCATGCGCCCCAGGAATGCGGGCTTGAACGCCTTGTAGAGCGTCGGGCGCAGCAGCTCTGCCAGCGCATCGGTGTCGGGCAACTCTTCAGCAGGCTTGTTCAGGCACGCCTGCATGATGGCCTGCGAGCCGACGTTCGACGTGAGGATGATGATGGTGTTGCGGAAGTCGATCGGGCGGCCTTCAGCGTCATCCATCTCGCCCTTGTCGAAGACCTGGAAGAACATCTCCAGCACGTCCGGGTGGGCCTTTTCGACTTCATCGAGCAGCACGACGCTGTACGGGTTGCGACGCACGGCTTCGGTCAGCACACCGCCTTCGCCATAACCGACATAACCCGGCGGCGAGCCCTTGAGGCCCGACACGCTGTGCGCCTCCTGGTACTCGCTCATGTTGATGGTGATGAGCTTGCGTTCACCGCCGTAGAGAATGTCGGCCAGTGCCAGCGCTGTTTCCGTCTTACCAACGCCCGAGGGGCCAGCAAACAGGAACACGCCGCGCGGCTTGTTCGGGTCTTCCAGGTTGGCGGTGGCGGTACGCACGCGCTGCGCGATGGCATCCAGCGCGTGGTCCTGCCCGATCACGCGGGCGGCCAGCAGCGGCTTGAGGTTCAGCACCGTGCGCAGTTCGTCCTTGACCATGCGGCCCAGCGGAATGCCCGTCCAGGCCGACACGATTTCCGACACGACATGGCCATCCACCTGCAGCGGCACCATGGGCGATTCGCCCTGCAGCGCGCGCAGCTCGGCGAGCAGCTTGGCCAGTTCGTCCTGTTCGTCCGTTTTGTCGGCGACGCGTTTGCGCTTGGGTATCGAGACGACGTCGCTGTTGGCGGCCACGGGAAGAGCGTCTTCCTCGCCGGCTTGGGCGCTACCGATTTCGCGCGTCTCGCGCAGCGCCTGAATGCGGCCGACCAGCGCGCGCTCTTGCGCCAGACGTTCGGTGTTCTGCGCGACGCGCTGTTCCAGCTCCGTGTGCTGCTCGTTCAGCGCCTTCAGGCGCGCGTCGTGCTCGGCACCGGCGCTTTGCTCGCGCTCCAGCGCATTGATTTCGCCCTGCAGACGTTCGAGCGCTTTTTGGTCGTCTTCAATGGCGCCGGGCGTGGCGCTCTGGCCCAGCGCCACCTTGGCGCACGCCGTATCCAGCACGCTGACGGCCTTGTCCGGCAGCTGGCGGCCGCTGATATAGCGATGCGACAAGCGCACGGCCTCGGTTATCGCCTCGTCCAGCACGCGCACACCAAAGTGGCGCTCCATCAGCCCGGCCATGCCGCGCAGCATGGCAGCCGCCAGCGGTTCGCTCGGCTCTTCCACCTTCACGACCTGGAAGCGGCGCGCCAGTGCGGCATCTTTTTCGAAGTACTTCTTGTATTCGCTCCACGTGGTGGCCGCAATCGTGCGCAACTCGCCGCGTGCAAGTGCGGGCTTGAGCAGGTTCGCCGCATCGTTCTGCCCGGCCTGCCCGCCTGCGCCAATGATGGTATGCGCCTCGTCGATGAACAGGATGATCGGCTTCGGGCTCTTCTTCACCTCGTCGATCACGTTCTTCAGGCGGTTCTCAAATTCGCCCTTGACGCTGGCGCCTGCCTGCAGGAGCCCCATGTCGAGCGTGCGCAGCGTCACGCCTTGCAGCGGCGGCGGCACATCGTTGGCGGCAACGCGCAGGGCCAGGCCTTCGACCACGGCGGTCTTGCCCACGCCGGCTTCGCCGGTGAGGATCGGGTTGTTCTGGCGACGACGCATCAGGATGTCGATCACCTGGCGGATCTCGGCATCGCGGCCGATCACGGGGTCGATGCGGCCATCGCGTGCGGACTGGGTCAGGTCCACGGTGAACTGGTCCAGCGCGGGTGTGGACGTCAGCGCCGCGGCGGGCTTGCTGCCTTCGCCTTGCGAAGCGTCTGCTCCGTCGTCGGCAATGTCGACCGCCTGCTCTTGTTCGTCCGAACCGGCGGTCAGCCGATCGAAGTCGTGCTTCAAGCGATCGGCTTCAATCTGCCCGAACAGGCGCGAGCCCCGTTGCGCAAGCGCCGACAGGCTGGGCTCGGTCAGCAGCGCCAGCAGCAGATGGCCCGAGCGGATGCGCGTGATTTGAGAATCGAGCGAGGCGATCAGCCAGCCATGCTCGAACAGTTTCGGTAGATACGGCGAGAACGCCGGCGTGCGCGTATTGCCGGTCTGGAAGCGGCCGATCTCGGCTTCCAGGTCACGTTGCAGCGCGACCAGGTCGATGCCGCTGGCGCGGGCGGCCACGGCAAAGTCGCTGCGGCGATTCTCCAACAACGCGAGGAACAGGTGCTCGAGATCGACCTCGTAGTTGCCGCGCGCCATGCACAGCGAAGCGGCGCGCTCGGCGGCTTGCCGGCTCGTCGCATTCAGCTTGGCGATCAGGGTTTTGAGTGGGATGGCCATGGCGGCAGCGCTCCGGAAGAATCGATGAATGTGTCGGTATCAATGCAGCGG
Above is a genomic segment from Ralstonia pickettii containing:
- a CDS encoding T6SS effector BTH_I2691 family protein, with translation MAAEKVCATPCSNCDRKGLPILFTRYAVAYSAQKANMALLKQLSPAGQLQAKPAGVAIGTAVYNVRLLRAGYLYVHVDRGPLICTDDEWKGYVVHPQGYLTEFDVFVPGKTAPKIACARDSRQANNSMVWIRDAKRVKKLWYLFSPDPIDYEHFKNVISANPAAYMKSFDVAGWANGNTSQPDTTQPGLLNGQVAEFAALANPKLIDALDPLLYGLMGSTPQERGWGDYQEEVSTPKMTLDGYASGFDETTTVMRTGPTYEKAHAARLKQMAAFLQQNHGAVVACDDAMGITQELGHLQGEAQTVYTAWQARSSPGFDSSVSNEWVYQTAIGAQGLRDLVKKGAIQKASEHIDNWNKMRRPAGVFYADKATRAREEAIREAAIARNQQAERDRAAAAGDAEFKELFDSTSAATIIAAQGSEYNNVQALRENLGRDQVAWLDSASLKQAIALYSPKDTAVNQPGGGAALSLELAHCMSGTESNKAGKAWLAKVDLWDDNVLGKTLSFNNVPYRQQMKGLTQESPPAQALPNAEPTTSLADAITDKLKPFAARVSLGDKALGFMEAFPNISESAALRKFAWPLHIASLMSVKMMKTVQGLPVPQVEAKLTRYLVSLGLTTLGRTAAQYAGTLSQANRDRLRNAERGLSNAANRADAFKAAPNARAAALAGLLDVSFAIIKGTQFQTKMDVRTGTELVGNILQGIGSLADWRAKAYEETVFKGIEGRNLFATPGMQATFDELQALQLKGLRLTAFKFLLPAALISAFFDGIDAWTSGQRGNYAVMAAQIASVAGTVFTVVSTGVAVFAIGNASLLAVAAVLGLIGAVLTVVAVIAVLLLKEDDWITWLRDNPLSLKRKGKKPIHNNLGDTLQKLANAQSGI
- the tssH gene encoding type VI secretion system ATPase TssH, translated to MAIPLKTLIAKLNATSRQAAERAASLCMARGNYEVDLEHLFLALLENRRSDFAVAARASGIDLVALQRDLEAEIGRFQTGNTRTPAFSPYLPKLFEHGWLIASLDSQITRIRSGHLLLALLTEPSLSALAQRGSRLFGQIEADRLKHDFDRLTAGSDEQEQAVDIADDGADASQGEGSKPAAALTSTPALDQFTVDLTQSARDGRIDPVIGRDAEIRQVIDILMRRRQNNPILTGEAGVGKTAVVEGLALRVAANDVPPPLQGVTLRTLDMGLLQAGASVKGEFENRLKNVIDEVKKSPKPIILFIDEAHTIIGAGGQAGQNDAANLLKPALARGELRTIAATTWSEYKKYFEKDAALARRFQVVKVEEPSEPLAAAMLRGMAGLMERHFGVRVLDEAITEAVRLSHRYISGRQLPDKAVSVLDTACAKVALGQSATPGAIEDDQKALERLQGEINALEREQSAGAEHDARLKALNEQHTELEQRVAQNTERLAQERALVGRIQALRETREIGSAQAGEEDALPVAANSDVVSIPKRKRVADKTDEQDELAKLLAELRALQGESPMVPLQVDGHVVSEIVSAWTGIPLGRMVKDELRTVLNLKPLLAARVIGQDHALDAIAQRVRTATANLEDPNKPRGVFLFAGPSGVGKTETALALADILYGGERKLITINMSEYQEAHSVSGLKGSPPGYVGYGEGGVLTEAVRRNPYSVVLLDEVEKAHPDVLEMFFQVFDKGEMDDAEGRPIDFRNTIIILTSNVGSQAIMQACLNKPAEELPDTDALAELLRPTLYKAFKPAFLGRMKVVPYYPISDDVLAEIITLKLGRIRDRVAINHKATFQWDNALVESVLARCTEVDAGARAVDHILNGTLLPQIAESVLTRMAEGGSVEKIKVGVGKNGEFKYRIN
- a CDS encoding type VI secretion system Vgr family protein; translation: MVSPTELANLLRASFSQADRLLRLETPLGPNALLPEKVNVAEHIDAGGFRVELTALSDNADIDSAKLLGQPVRLDLLTQQSRSALRPFHGHVTRFEQVGANGGLVRYRLVIEPWLAFLRHRQDSFLFQDMSVIEVIDSLFGDYQGQGRLVPAWRWALRDSAVYTRRSVITQYDESDFDFVTRLLAEEGLFYFFEHEAKDGDALGVHRMVIADSNDVFADNAQASIRFGRADATATEDVIDRWQGARRWQTNAVSIASWDYRANAKRTAQLGAQQQSNDGPQLTLQDTDYPGQYWFEDNNQAQRVARLMMEALELRDKQFDGEGTARTLATGTRFQLLDHFDHDDGEQRFAVLAVTHQARNNFNDRFGQVLTETLGALRGGDVLVAGSNRGAGDDAPFYRNHFTVVRDNVPVRPQQSDEQGRALHPRPTVNGSQTALVVGAEGPVHTDRDHRIKVQFHWQRGARSASRQSHPAGDDNARASAGLGAWVRVTAPVAGPNWGGVALPRVGQEVLVEFLQGDIDRPVVVGAAYNGSGQTDAQYNQNQAGAAGATGNAPAWFAGDSKSQGAYAHNAVLSGIKTQALAGSQSGSSGYNQLVFDDSEGQGRTQLSTTQAASGLVLGHHKEQIDSARQADLGHGAALATDDSGAVRAGAGLLLTAHSASTSASLQDSEAAASQIEAASDLAESLADAAQKQKAGLADERAAKELPALKQLRHTTEVLRHAESAGEGAQAVAYSEPHLQVSAPKGIVTTTPADAVLVAGTQATLIAKQDANVAAGGNLSVAVAEGLSLYAHGKSLGQAGDATPGIAMHAASGKVGLSSLKGETHLVAEKAVTVASTQGNVTAEAKQHVLVNAAGAQIKVTNGTIELHAPGMVTFKGAGHRFVGPGGAGGDNSLAQGKLKGCSVQEDSAAASGAGSVSR
- a CDS encoding DUF4123 domain-containing protein; amino-acid sequence: MNGLTQDMTNRMLADLADVMLNATAAEKEVPAHDYLARCRELAAGYRMLQQQASHDRPLRAYLLLDAWEGNPLAADLSEQWPETISEREAVPDSFYAGREDEAPCLVPFPDHLLLDADSDNLPQARVRDALARWLEEASKEAGQRLARQYFCAVLFSPESATRLAQHLAQLGLQYVPRSHTARLFRYQDPRVMQRVWPRLSTEQQNVWLGQTQAWWSLTQPWGPMPDLSAREDSASPAPTWFKAQRNVSSDTQTVVPPLNRLMNADQWQTAHSSPIGNRIWARLARRGVSAQKQPDAASMTRLLSKGQELGLVDSNLQDFIWCSWRPILQSARDSAAGLPIDWDSPWWRDVLARVLQALRNDPEAGFASLFEDYEQFA